The DNA window TGCCCGCCAAGCATAGTAATATCTTTACTTCTTGGAAATTCATTTCGGATTCTTTCGATTACGTTGTAATAAATCTTTGTTACATTTTCCCAATCAGCAGATATTTCTGTTGTAAACCCATCGTGAGAGTTTTTAGTAACCATATCTTTAATTTCTTCCTCTATTCTCTGCTGAGTCCAGTTAAGATGATTAAACCAGCCTGCGATCAAGTCAGAATCAACTTTTTCCGTAATTCCTTCTTTATACTTTTCTACAGCTTCTTCTATTCCGGCAGCAGTAGCTTTTACCATATTTTGGTTTCCTTCTGCCATAAAAATTAAAATACACTGCCCTTTATGAAAATGACTAAAATGCTGAGCCGCATCTTCTTCAGAATATACTCTTGCTACAGAAGGTCTGTATCCGTTTGCCATTACTTCTCTTAAAACTTTAACTCCTGTGTCGACATCTTTAAGTAAATACCCAAAAAAGCGATTGTTTTCAGGAAAATATCGATAGAGTTTAACGGTAACTTCTGTGATGTAACATAAAGCTCCTTCGTTACCAATGGCAATGTGTCTAATATCAGGTCCTCCTGCTCTTCTTGGTACATTTTTTATACGTGAAATATGTCCATCAGGAAAAACACATTCTAATCCTACAACCATATCTTCTATACCACCGTATAAAGTTGAGAATTGCCCAATACTACGGGTAGATACTAAACCTCCCATTTGTGCAACAGGTTTAGACTGAGGAGAATGTCCTGTTGTTAGATTATGTTTTCTAACTTCATCCTCTAGCTGTTGTAAAGTAACACCTGATTGTGCTGTAGCCTGAAGATTGTAAGGATCTATTTTTATAATATCGCTTAGATTTTTTCCATCAACAATTAAAGTCTGTTCTTTCCAGTTTTCTAAACCTCCTTCAGTTGCAGTTCTTCCACTTCTTGGAATAACATTAATTCCGTAAGCATTACAATATCTCAGGATTTCTGAAACCTGCTCTGCAGATTCAGGATAAACAATCGCAATTGGAGCCGGAACATCCAGAACTTTCTTTGCTTTAGCATATTTTTTATATCTGTCTGCCGATGCTTCATATAAATCATCAGAATTGATATTTATCTGATCTTGCTTTAGCATCTTCTCTAAATCATTTAAAATCGTCTTGTTTTCTTTCATAATATTTAAACTTTCCTGATTAAAATCCGCCTTCATTTTATTTCTAATTTGTATTATTTAAGTTTGTTACCTCATAAATAATTTTGTATTAAATTACTTACCTAATAACAAACGTAGGAAAATTAATTCAATTTGAGTAATTATTTTCCTTAAATTTTAATTTAACATAAAATAATGGAAAATAAAGTAAAACAATTAAGCACTAATGAAAGACACTAATCCTAAATACCCAAGTTATAAGCTGATTACTCACACATAAACTGTATATAAGAAAAAAACAACAGCTG is part of the uncultured Flavobacterium sp. genome and encodes:
- a CDS encoding FAD-binding oxidoreductase; its protein translation is MKADFNQESLNIMKENKTILNDLEKMLKQDQININSDDLYEASADRYKKYAKAKKVLDVPAPIAIVYPESAEQVSEILRYCNAYGINVIPRSGRTATEGGLENWKEQTLIVDGKNLSDIIKIDPYNLQATAQSGVTLQQLEDEVRKHNLTTGHSPQSKPVAQMGGLVSTRSIGQFSTLYGGIEDMVVGLECVFPDGHISRIKNVPRRAGGPDIRHIAIGNEGALCYITEVTVKLYRYFPENNRFFGYLLKDVDTGVKVLREVMANGYRPSVARVYSEEDAAQHFSHFHKGQCILIFMAEGNQNMVKATAAGIEEAVEKYKEGITEKVDSDLIAGWFNHLNWTQQRIEEEIKDMVTKNSHDGFTTEISADWENVTKIYYNVIERIRNEFPRSKDITMLGGHSSHSYINGTNMYFVYNYNINCEPQDEMRLYHHPIQTIIVEETLKLGGSMCHHHGIGKYRNEWTKEEHGSAYYMLEKLKEVFDPNGIMNFGTIFPQVEGEKYQK